In Flavobacterium sp. N3904, one DNA window encodes the following:
- a CDS encoding MFS transporter yields the protein MSNLYQSHKILFLNTLAFSICFACWTLNGVLVTFLVDKGIFNWSVVEVGWLLGIPILSGAIFRLPIGIMTDKYGGKIVFSALLLLCSIPLFILPLANSFWSFAVLSFLFGLVGTSFAVGIGYTSVWYPQNWQGRALGIFGMGNAGAAITTFVAPTLLNDFSKNDPINGWKMLPITYAVVLVVIGIIYVVFAKNKKPLGDSKDLKTLLIPLKSIRVWRFGAYYFLVFGCFVAYSQWLLPNFMNVYQTSLVMGGMFATMFSLPSGVIRAFGGYLSDKFGARKVMYWVLGSSIIISFLLMFPKMEIFTAGPGVLAAESGMITEISASEIKIDGKVQSVNTKVVSEKEVKSILPVKKSWQEIVVQQNQEVKKKELLAKGITQIKFEANMWVYLVLVILIGISWGIGKAAVFKHIPEYFPNEVGVVGGMVGLIGGLGGFVGPIIFGYLLNFTGLWTSSWIFIFVISVLCLLWMHRTIIKILRIKSPTFTKDIEHNH from the coding sequence ATGAGCAACTTATACCAATCTCACAAAATTTTATTTCTTAATACTTTAGCTTTTTCTATTTGTTTTGCTTGCTGGACTTTAAATGGTGTTTTGGTCACTTTTTTGGTTGATAAAGGAATATTTAATTGGTCAGTAGTTGAAGTAGGTTGGTTATTAGGGATTCCTATTTTGTCTGGCGCAATTTTCAGATTACCAATCGGTATTATGACTGACAAATATGGTGGTAAAATAGTTTTTTCTGCTTTATTGTTACTTTGTTCTATTCCTCTTTTTATATTGCCATTGGCTAATTCATTTTGGAGTTTTGCAGTTCTGAGTTTTCTATTCGGTTTGGTTGGGACAAGTTTTGCTGTTGGAATTGGATACACATCAGTTTGGTATCCACAAAATTGGCAAGGAAGAGCATTGGGTATTTTTGGAATGGGAAATGCAGGTGCAGCCATTACCACTTTTGTAGCGCCAACTTTATTGAATGATTTTTCAAAAAATGATCCTATCAATGGTTGGAAAATGTTGCCAATAACCTATGCTGTTGTATTGGTTGTAATTGGTATTATCTATGTTGTATTTGCTAAAAATAAAAAACCTTTAGGGGATTCAAAAGATTTAAAAACACTTTTAATACCATTAAAATCGATTAGAGTTTGGCGTTTTGGAGCCTATTACTTTTTAGTTTTTGGTTGTTTTGTTGCTTATTCTCAATGGTTACTTCCTAATTTTATGAATGTGTATCAAACCTCGTTAGTTATGGGAGGTATGTTTGCAACAATGTTTAGTTTGCCATCTGGTGTAATTAGAGCTTTCGGAGGGTATTTATCCGATAAATTTGGTGCCCGAAAAGTGATGTATTGGGTATTGGGATCTTCTATAATAATCAGCTTTTTATTGATGTTCCCGAAAATGGAAATCTTTACTGCAGGTCCTGGAGTGCTTGCGGCAGAAAGTGGTATGATTACTGAGATATCGGCTTCCGAAATTAAAATTGATGGGAAAGTCCAAAGTGTAAATACCAAAGTGGTTTCGGAAAAAGAAGTAAAATCGATTCTTCCCGTTAAAAAATCATGGCAAGAAATTGTCGTACAGCAAAATCAAGAGGTAAAAAAGAAAGAGCTATTGGCCAAAGGAATCACACAGATTAAGTTTGAAGCCAATATGTGGGTCTACTTAGTGTTAGTCATTCTTATCGGGATTTCTTGGGGAATTGGTAAAGCGGCGGTTTTCAAACACATTCCAGAATATTTTCCGAATGAAGTAGGTGTTGTAGGCGGAATGGTCGGGCTAATAGGTGGATTGGGTGGCTTTGTAGGTCCAATTATCTTTGGATATCTTCTTAATTTCACTGGACTTTGGACGAGTTCCTGGATTTTCATTTTTGTGATTTCCGTTCTTTGCCTGCTTTGGATGCACCGCACGATTATCAAAATTCTACGAATCAAATCGCCGACTTTTACAAAAGACATCGAGCATAATCATTAA
- a CDS encoding alginate export family protein: MNLLKKISLSFIIMVSIGVNAQEFDANLQIRPRYEFRNGYKAPIPFGETPGQFISERTRLNFNFKQEKFVTKLTMQNIRVWGDVQTTAKSDVNGIELFEAWVQYNFDKTWSARLGRQVISYDNQRIFGEIDWLQQGQSHDAALVTYKHKKSQLDLAVAYNANAESDLATPYIVQNYKAMQYAWYHTELSKINMSLLFLNTGYENKLATPIPTPLPELKVDYMQTFGTYLNSKGTKWDANLWIYGQTGKSNTFNVSAYDAALNFNYAVTDKFKAGLGYEFLSGKSQKSTSTDVKSFYPLFGTNHGFNGLMDYFYVGNYKNTVGLQDAFLKFGYSTTKWQFNLMPHIFNAANTVLDANKNEMNNYLGTEVDFTASYAVQKYVTVSGGYSQMFGTDTLQRLKGGDVDHTNNWAWVMVNVNPQIFSFK, translated from the coding sequence ATGAACTTACTTAAAAAAATCAGTTTATCATTTATAATAATGGTAAGCATAGGAGTTAATGCTCAAGAATTTGACGCAAATTTACAAATCAGACCCCGTTACGAATTTAGAAATGGGTATAAAGCGCCAATTCCTTTTGGAGAAACACCAGGTCAATTTATATCGGAAAGGACACGTTTGAATTTTAATTTCAAGCAAGAAAAATTTGTTACTAAACTTACGATGCAAAATATTAGAGTTTGGGGAGATGTTCAAACCACAGCCAAATCGGATGTTAATGGAATTGAATTATTTGAAGCTTGGGTGCAATACAATTTTGATAAAACATGGAGTGCTCGACTAGGTCGCCAAGTAATCTCATATGATAACCAACGTATTTTTGGAGAAATCGACTGGTTGCAACAAGGACAAAGTCACGATGCTGCGTTAGTGACATACAAACATAAAAAGAGCCAATTAGACTTAGCAGTAGCTTACAATGCAAATGCCGAATCAGATCTTGCTACTCCATATATTGTTCAAAATTACAAAGCAATGCAATATGCTTGGTACCATACAGAATTAAGTAAAATAAACATGAGTTTGTTGTTCTTAAACACAGGTTATGAAAATAAATTAGCAACCCCAATTCCAACCCCACTTCCAGAATTGAAAGTAGATTATATGCAAACTTTTGGAACTTATCTAAATAGTAAGGGAACAAAATGGGATGCAAATCTTTGGATTTATGGACAAACAGGAAAAAGCAATACATTTAATGTAAGTGCTTATGATGCAGCTTTGAATTTCAATTATGCAGTAACAGACAAATTTAAAGCAGGTTTAGGGTATGAATTTTTATCAGGAAAAAGCCAAAAGAGTACCAGTACTGATGTAAAATCATTCTACCCATTATTTGGAACCAATCATGGATTTAATGGGTTGATGGATTATTTCTATGTAGGAAATTATAAAAATACTGTTGGTTTGCAAGATGCCTTTTTAAAATTTGGATATTCTACAACAAAATGGCAGTTTAATTTAATGCCTCATATTTTTAATGCTGCCAATACAGTGTTAGATGCAAACAAAAATGAAATGAACAATTACCTAGGAACAGAAGTTGATTTTACAGCTAGTTATGCTGTTCAAAAATATGTAACGGTTTCCGGAGGGTACTCTCAAATGTTTGGAACAGATACTCTGCAGAGATTAAAAGGCGGTGACGTAGATCATACCAATAACTGGGCATGGGTGATGGTGAATGTGAATCCGCAGATTTTTTCTTTTAAATAA
- a CDS encoding SCO family protein: MKSNLVLNQKRTLKIRWSYILVFPILILFFAIQGCHKKETVVKDKPISDLSIYNLPSKWTNQNGQNIEMKDLRGKVLVMVMIYTSCKSACPRLVADMRNIESRLPENIKEHVKLVLVSINPEVDTPKRLKEFAIASKMDGEQWEFLRSTEENTREFAAVLAVNYKKIAPLEFSHSNIISVFNVEGELVYQQEGLGVNSDETIQKITEEAEKLN, from the coding sequence ATGAAATCAAATTTAGTCCTAAACCAAAAAAGAACGCTTAAAATAAGATGGTCATATATTCTTGTTTTCCCTATTCTGATACTTTTTTTTGCTATTCAAGGATGCCATAAAAAAGAAACTGTGGTGAAAGATAAACCTATTTCGGATTTATCAATTTACAATTTGCCTTCGAAATGGACCAATCAAAACGGTCAAAATATTGAAATGAAAGATTTGAGAGGAAAAGTGCTGGTAATGGTCATGATTTATACTTCTTGTAAATCGGCTTGTCCTCGGTTGGTGGCTGATATGAGAAATATCGAATCCCGTTTACCAGAGAATATCAAAGAACATGTCAAATTGGTATTAGTGAGTATTAATCCCGAAGTGGATACCCCAAAACGTTTGAAAGAATTTGCTATTGCCAGTAAAATGGATGGCGAACAATGGGAGTTTTTGAGGTCTACCGAAGAAAATACAAGAGAGTTTGCGGCAGTTTTGGCTGTAAATTACAAGAAAATTGCACCTTTAGAGTTTTCTCATTCCAATATTATAAGTGTTTTTAATGTCGAGGGTGAATTAGTTTATCAACAAGAAGGATTAGGAGTAAACTCGGATGAAACCATTCAAAAAATAACTGAAGAAGCTGAAAAGTTAAACTAA
- a CDS encoding formylglycine-generating enzyme family protein, with translation MFQLKNIVASFSLIVGITLCAQEVQMVPIGGGTFVPLYGATTKKPVKVAPFNLDVYPVTNAQYLAFVKKYPEYSRSKMKGLYADKSYLTQWASDFNYGTTNLSNAPITNVSWFAAKKYCECEGKRLPTMDEWEYVAMADEKRTDARNKEQFNRYILSWYEKPKTYSNPVGHTFKNYWGVYDMHGLVWEWTADFNSIFLSGESRKDKDTDTNLFCGSGSVNATDLMNYAAFMRYAFRGSLKANYTTKNLGFRCAKDK, from the coding sequence ATGTTTCAACTGAAAAATATAGTAGCTTCCTTTTCATTGATTGTAGGAATTACTCTTTGTGCTCAAGAAGTTCAAATGGTACCAATAGGCGGGGGGACTTTTGTTCCCCTGTATGGTGCTACTACCAAAAAACCGGTTAAAGTAGCTCCGTTTAACTTGGATGTCTATCCTGTGACCAATGCCCAATATCTTGCTTTTGTAAAAAAGTATCCAGAATACAGCCGATCTAAAATGAAAGGATTGTATGCTGATAAAAGTTATTTAACCCAATGGGCGAGTGATTTCAATTATGGAACCACTAATTTGAGTAACGCTCCAATAACTAATGTTTCTTGGTTTGCTGCCAAAAAATATTGCGAGTGTGAAGGGAAACGTTTGCCAACAATGGACGAGTGGGAATATGTGGCTATGGCCGATGAAAAACGTACTGATGCCCGTAACAAAGAACAATTCAATCGGTATATTTTATCGTGGTACGAAAAACCAAAAACCTATTCGAATCCAGTAGGCCATACCTTCAAAAATTATTGGGGTGTCTATGATATGCATGGTTTGGTTTGGGAATGGACAGCAGACTTCAACAGTATCTTTCTTTCAGGCGAATCCAGGAAAGACAAAGACACCGATACCAATCTTTTTTGCGGAAGCGGTTCCGTAAATGCAACCGATTTGATGAATTATGCCGCTTTTATGCGCTATGCGTTTAGAGGAAGTCTCAAAGCAAATTATACTACAAAAAATTTAGGTTTTCGATGTGCTAAAGATAAATAA
- the nirK gene encoding copper-containing nitrite reductase: MKKPSNFSKSNKLIVFALFAAVSFFSCDKKEEKHGVDYYEKIKVEGQKEAELTAPPMVPKPVGDRPAMRLVVNMEIKEQEGEMVDGTKYIYWTFGGSVPGSFIRTRVGDEIEFHLKNHPDNKLPHNIDLHAVTGQGGGAASSIVAPGHEKVFNFKVLNPGLYVYHCATAPVGMHIANGMYGLILVEPEGGLPPVDKEFYVMQGDFYTKGSYGEQGVQPFDMNKALKEEPDYVVFNGKVGSIAGDNALTAKVGETVRIYMGNGGPNLVSSFHVIGEIFDKVHIEGGDAINTNVQTTLIPAGGSAIVEFKVDVPGTFILVDHSIFRAFNKGALGMLKVTGEENKKIYSGTTQEGIYLPEGGNIQNMPEGKKEAKSTVAKTLPEQIKSGKGIFGTTCFACHQSEGQGVPNAFPPLAKSDYLNADPKRAIQAVIRGLSGEITVNGKKINSVMPSQNLTDDEIADVLTYVYSSWGNNKTVVTPAMVKAQRK, from the coding sequence ATGAAAAAACCATCCAATTTCAGCAAGTCCAACAAACTTATTGTTTTTGCACTATTTGCGGCCGTTAGTTTCTTTTCTTGTGACAAAAAAGAAGAAAAGCATGGTGTTGATTATTACGAAAAAATAAAAGTAGAAGGGCAAAAAGAAGCCGAACTGACTGCTCCGCCAATGGTTCCAAAACCTGTTGGTGACAGACCAGCAATGCGTTTGGTAGTTAACATGGAAATCAAAGAACAAGAAGGTGAAATGGTTGATGGGACAAAATACATCTATTGGACTTTTGGAGGATCAGTGCCCGGAAGTTTTATTAGAACAAGGGTGGGAGACGAAATTGAATTTCACTTAAAAAATCATCCCGATAATAAATTGCCACACAATATCGATTTGCATGCCGTAACAGGACAAGGTGGTGGAGCGGCTTCTTCGATTGTAGCACCTGGACACGAAAAAGTATTTAATTTCAAAGTTTTAAATCCAGGATTGTATGTGTACCATTGTGCAACAGCACCAGTTGGGATGCACATCGCAAATGGAATGTATGGATTAATTCTTGTAGAACCAGAAGGTGGTTTGCCTCCAGTTGACAAAGAATTTTACGTGATGCAAGGGGATTTCTATACCAAAGGAAGCTATGGCGAGCAAGGAGTCCAGCCTTTTGATATGAACAAAGCTTTAAAAGAAGAACCCGATTATGTAGTTTTCAATGGAAAAGTAGGTAGCATAGCAGGTGATAATGCGCTTACCGCCAAAGTGGGAGAAACCGTTCGTATTTATATGGGTAATGGTGGACCAAATTTGGTTTCCTCTTTCCATGTGATTGGTGAAATATTTGATAAAGTGCATATTGAGGGAGGCGATGCAATTAATACAAACGTTCAAACAACTTTGATTCCAGCAGGAGGATCGGCTATTGTAGAGTTTAAAGTTGATGTACCAGGAACATTTATTTTGGTGGATCACTCTATTTTTAGAGCATTCAACAAAGGAGCTTTGGGAATGCTGAAAGTAACTGGTGAAGAAAATAAGAAAATCTATTCTGGAACTACCCAAGAAGGGATTTATTTGCCTGAGGGTGGAAATATTCAAAATATGCCTGAAGGGAAAAAAGAAGCCAAATCTACTGTCGCCAAAACATTACCTGAACAAATTAAATCAGGAAAAGGAATATTTGGAACAACTTGTTTCGCTTGTCACCAGTCTGAAGGGCAAGGGGTGCCAAATGCTTTTCCACCATTGGCGAAATCAGATTATTTGAATGCTGATCCAAAACGCGCAATTCAAGCAGTAATTAGAGGATTAAGTGGTGAGATTACTGTAAATGGCAAAAAAATAAACAGTGTAATGCCAAGTCAAAATCTAACTGATGATGAAATTGCTGATGTATTGACTTATGTTTACAGTAGCTGGGGCAATAATAAAACTGTCGTAACACCAGCAATGGTAAAAGCTCAAAGAAAATAA
- a CDS encoding cytochrome C oxidase subunit IV family protein has protein sequence MKNSLLLIFILLLTITIVTSYIAISFSVSAFIAPLIMVLAAFKFLLVAFQFMELKKAHLFWKISLTITLGLIVVLIIWD, from the coding sequence ATGAAAAATTCACTACTTTTAATCTTTATTTTGTTATTAACTATCACAATAGTAACTTCTTATATAGCAATTTCTTTTTCAGTCTCTGCTTTTATTGCCCCTTTGATAATGGTTTTGGCCGCTTTTAAATTTTTATTGGTTGCTTTTCAATTTATGGAATTGAAAAAGGCCCATTTGTTTTGGAAAATCAGCTTAACAATAACTTTAGGATTGATTGTGGTTTTGATTATATGGGATTAA
- a CDS encoding cytochrome c oxidase subunit 3, protein MSTLKINYKNIYYPPGGILMWIIIFLELITFGMALVAFVYYGSEQTALFHQSRLQLNTAFGAINTVFLLTSGFFMANAVDHFKEKEIQKSSLFFKLAMLGGFLFLALKSAEYYHKIESGITLDTNMFYTFYWLLTGFHVIHVIMGLVILAWTNYGMKKKNSDTTIEDIEACAAFWHMCDLIWLLLFPTLYLFF, encoded by the coding sequence ATGAGTACCCTTAAAATAAATTACAAAAACATCTATTATCCACCAGGAGGAATCCTGATGTGGATTATCATTTTTCTCGAACTCATTACTTTCGGGATGGCCTTGGTTGCATTTGTGTATTACGGAAGCGAACAAACAGCCTTGTTTCATCAATCTAGATTGCAACTCAATACCGCTTTTGGTGCAATAAATACCGTTTTCTTATTGACAAGTGGTTTTTTTATGGCCAATGCAGTAGATCATTTCAAAGAAAAGGAGATTCAGAAATCCTCATTATTCTTTAAGTTGGCAATGTTGGGAGGTTTTTTATTCTTGGCACTCAAAAGTGCAGAATATTACCATAAAATAGAAAGCGGAATTACATTAGACACCAATATGTTTTACACTTTTTATTGGCTATTGACAGGATTTCACGTAATTCACGTGATTATGGGATTGGTGATTTTGGCTTGGACAAATTACGGAATGAAAAAGAAAAATTCAGACACTACTATTGAAGATATTGAAGCCTGTGCTGCTTTTTGGCATATGTGCGATTTGATTTGGCTGCTTTTGTTTCCTACACTTTATTTATTCTTTTAG
- a CDS encoding DUF438 domain-containing protein, translated as MTETINNTAALPEGHPVWIYFQEKELITSLLEEIKAVNPLIDLPKYTNIFNQLMTIEKRFARKENQLFPFLEKKGWVGPSQGMWSFHDNLREQFRLIQYYIKMINPERIETNTPFLVDGIYRLLGVEENVLFPNAIEILTESDWIEMRKGEEEIGWMLAQTPPPFPKLEYIHPSQDFTQRDLSFSLENTSHYDEGYMTVEQVNLLFKTMPLDLTYVDENDKVIFYNRGEERVFPRSAGIIGREVKFCHPPKSVGTVLKILDEFRKGTQNESSFWINYKERLIYIRYFAVRDANKNYKGVIEMSQDITDIKKIEGEKRLLDWE; from the coding sequence ATGACAGAGACAATTAACAATACCGCAGCATTGCCAGAAGGACATCCCGTTTGGATTTATTTTCAAGAAAAAGAATTAATCACTTCACTTTTAGAAGAAATTAAAGCAGTTAATCCGTTGATAGATTTGCCAAAATACACCAATATATTCAATCAGTTAATGACGATAGAGAAACGGTTTGCCCGAAAAGAAAATCAGCTTTTTCCTTTTTTGGAGAAAAAAGGCTGGGTTGGACCTTCACAGGGAATGTGGTCGTTTCACGACAATTTGCGAGAGCAATTTCGTTTGATTCAGTATTATATTAAAATGATTAATCCCGAAAGAATTGAAACCAATACTCCTTTTTTGGTCGACGGAATTTATCGATTGTTGGGAGTTGAAGAAAATGTTTTATTTCCAAACGCAATAGAAATCCTAACCGAAAGTGATTGGATAGAAATGCGAAAAGGCGAAGAGGAAATAGGATGGATGTTAGCACAAACACCTCCTCCTTTCCCCAAATTGGAATATATACACCCAAGTCAAGATTTCACTCAAAGAGATTTGTCTTTTTCATTAGAAAATACATCCCATTACGATGAAGGGTATATGACAGTGGAGCAAGTGAATCTGCTTTTCAAAACAATGCCTTTGGATTTGACTTATGTCGATGAAAATGACAAAGTTATTTTTTACAACAGAGGAGAAGAACGAGTCTTTCCTAGAAGTGCTGGAATCATTGGTCGTGAAGTGAAATTTTGCCATCCTCCAAAAAGTGTGGGAACCGTTCTTAAAATTTTGGATGAATTTAGAAAAGGAACTCAAAATGAATCTTCGTTTTGGATTAACTATAAAGAACGCCTGATTTACATTCGCTATTTCGCAGTTAGGGATGCCAATAAAAACTACAAAGGTGTGATCGAAATGTCTCAGGATATTACAGACATCAAAAAAATTGAAGGCGAAAAGCGTTTGCTGGATTGGGAATAA
- a CDS encoding nitric oxide reductase activation protein NorD, translating to MGFEIDEYLVGKFFKHLKSRKKTNPEIEARTVFLSEIKSRLTILARAITGNPIEIFPAEREGGYKNNSFFLPISFAEFPTLEENLTFYHFRILFLSVQQRLNYNWALEETEPTLVLSQQKALETSDGILSVLFGEFSIDRQFLANAKNHFIQKATAKNGPDFSWLFGKWMKNEVAIESENVLHNFSDKTKKPNEIQPLTTLKAKAVEEVITVELDKKQQEDYVMLHNFEKVETAEEFNGNWRDFDGSDELEDHQGALEELNMKYTVRVDDTSHSVYQADFMENTTISESASVDDKGFHHSYDEWDFSKNSYKENFCKVYPKSQLKTDNDYYKKTLQKNASTLMGLRKMLTNVNNKMQQQKRQTQGDEFDIDAITDLYVDVHSRRTPSDKIYISNRKKEKDLSILILLDISLSSDGYAAGNRVIDVEKEVSILFGEILNEFNIDFSIDSFYSKTRNYSTYLTVKDFDESWNIAKHKIGAIEPSGYTRIGAALRHAGTRLDKRSTKNKWVILISDGKPNDYDKYEGKYGVNDVKQALRELNSRNINSYALAIEAEAKYYLPQMFGQNHYQILTTPVELLQSLVKLYEKIKHQK from the coding sequence ATGGGTTTCGAGATAGATGAATACTTAGTTGGGAAGTTTTTCAAGCATTTAAAAAGCAGAAAAAAAACAAATCCCGAAATTGAAGCAAGAACAGTTTTTTTGAGCGAAATTAAATCGCGCTTGACTATTTTGGCTAGAGCCATAACAGGAAATCCTATCGAAATATTTCCTGCCGAGAGAGAAGGGGGATACAAAAACAATAGCTTTTTTCTCCCAATTTCGTTTGCTGAATTCCCTACGCTGGAAGAGAATCTTACTTTTTATCATTTTAGAATTTTGTTTTTAAGTGTACAACAACGTTTAAATTACAATTGGGCACTAGAAGAAACAGAACCAACTTTAGTTCTTTCCCAACAAAAAGCATTGGAAACATCCGATGGAATTCTTTCCGTTTTGTTCGGAGAATTTTCGATTGACAGACAGTTCTTGGCGAATGCCAAAAATCATTTTATCCAAAAAGCAACTGCTAAAAATGGCCCTGATTTTTCTTGGCTGTTTGGCAAATGGATGAAAAACGAAGTGGCAATCGAAAGCGAAAATGTGTTGCATAACTTCTCGGATAAGACCAAAAAGCCAAACGAAATTCAACCTTTAACCACGCTGAAAGCAAAAGCCGTTGAGGAAGTGATCACAGTCGAACTCGACAAAAAGCAACAAGAAGATTATGTAATGCTACATAATTTTGAAAAAGTGGAAACTGCCGAAGAATTCAACGGAAACTGGCGTGATTTTGATGGGTCTGATGAACTCGAAGACCATCAAGGCGCATTGGAAGAATTGAACATGAAATACACCGTTCGAGTGGATGATACGTCACATTCCGTATATCAAGCTGATTTTATGGAAAATACGACAATTTCCGAAAGTGCTTCTGTCGATGACAAAGGTTTTCATCACAGTTACGATGAATGGGATTTTAGCAAAAACAGCTACAAAGAAAATTTTTGCAAAGTATATCCAAAATCACAGTTAAAAACAGATAACGATTATTATAAAAAAACATTGCAAAAGAATGCCTCTACTTTAATGGGCTTGCGCAAAATGTTGACCAATGTCAATAATAAAATGCAACAACAAAAAAGACAAACTCAAGGTGATGAATTTGATATTGACGCCATTACCGATTTGTATGTAGATGTGCATTCTCGAAGAACGCCTTCGGATAAAATTTATATTTCGAACCGAAAAAAGGAAAAGGATTTGTCGATTCTAATTCTGTTGGATATTAGTCTTTCCAGTGATGGATATGCCGCAGGGAATCGAGTAATTGATGTAGAAAAAGAGGTTTCCATTTTGTTTGGAGAAATTTTAAACGAATTCAATATTGATTTTTCTATTGATAGTTTTTATTCCAAAACTAGAAATTACTCGACGTATTTAACGGTTAAGGATTTTGATGAAAGTTGGAATATTGCAAAACATAAAATTGGAGCTATTGAACCAAGCGGTTATACTAGAATTGGAGCTGCTTTGCGGCACGCTGGTACACGTCTCGACAAACGAAGTACCAAAAACAAATGGGTAATTTTAATCTCTGACGGAAAACCAAACGACTACGATAAATATGAAGGAAAATATGGGGTTAATGATGTAAAGCAGGCTCTTCGTGAACTTAATTCTAGAAACATTAATTCCTACGCATTGGCCATTGAAGCCGAAGCGAAATATTATCTGCCACAAATGTTCGGACAAAATCACTATCAAATTTTGACCACTCCTGTTGAGTTGTTACAATCTTTAGTGAAACTATACGAAAAGATTAAACACCAGAAATAA
- a CDS encoding CbbQ/NirQ/NorQ/GpvN family protein, translated as MSLNTPYYHTVGKEVEVFEHSYKNKIPFLLKGPTGTGKSRFVEYMAHQLDKKLITISCHEETSSTDLIGRFIIKGAETVWLDGPLTTAVKEGAIIYLDEVAEARPDVIVAIHSLTDHRRVLFIDKLGETIKAHDDFMLVASFNPGYQRGFKELKPSTRQRFIAVSFDYPEPKIETEILVNETNIDSETAKKLVAIGNKIRNLTELGLTETVSTRLLVDAAKIIHSGLPKRLSVHVAVVEPLTDDLQTLEALKDLCNLMI; from the coding sequence ATGTCACTAAACACACCATACTATCACACTGTAGGCAAAGAAGTCGAAGTCTTTGAACATTCCTATAAAAATAAAATCCCTTTTTTGCTGAAAGGCCCGACTGGAACGGGAAAATCTCGTTTCGTGGAGTATATGGCACATCAATTGGATAAAAAACTCATTACCATCAGTTGTCATGAAGAAACTTCTTCAACCGATTTAATTGGTCGATTCATCATCAAAGGAGCCGAAACCGTTTGGCTTGACGGGCCTTTGACCACTGCCGTAAAAGAAGGAGCAATTATCTATCTAGATGAAGTAGCCGAAGCCCGTCCCGATGTAATTGTAGCGATTCATTCCTTGACCGATCACCGTCGTGTACTGTTCATTGATAAATTGGGAGAAACGATTAAAGCGCACGATGATTTTATGCTGGTTGCTTCTTTTAATCCTGGCTATCAAAGAGGTTTTAAAGAACTAAAACCTTCCACCCGTCAGCGATTTATTGCCGTTTCTTTTGATTATCCCGAGCCGAAAATTGAAACTGAAATTTTAGTTAACGAAACCAATATTGACAGCGAAACTGCCAAAAAACTAGTCGCTATTGGTAACAAGATTAGAAATCTTACCGAATTAGGATTGACCGAAACCGTTTCAACACGACTTTTGGTAGATGCCGCAAAAATTATTCACAGCGGATTGCCAAAAAGACTGTCGGTTCACGTAGCAGTAGTTGAACCATTGACAGACGATTTGCAAACATTAGAAGCGCTGAAAGATTTATGCAATTTGATGATATAA